From a region of the Chitinophaga caseinilytica genome:
- a CDS encoding LacI family DNA-binding transcriptional regulator, producing MKEQKGQEMKRLSLKDVARMAGVAPSTVSFVLNGKARQMRISEELAEKVMAVVKKTGYQPHSVAVNLRTGQSKTLGLMVESISGSFFAALARVIESEADRYGYHIVYCSTENNAQKGGELIKMLSRQQVDGYLITPAAGMEKDIQQLIAHKRPLVLMDSYFPEVQAPHVLIDNYAGVKQGIEHLVDRGAKQIGFVTVDMELVQMQERIKGYRETLRHHGIPVKNKLVLELPYNGDKDESVRKIRQFIQANKGIDALFFATNYLGILGLEALAGLNLKIPDDIAVVCFDDHDIFRLYPPGITVVQQPIEEIAKTAMQLLMNQLDKSQRALRKTKLELPGKFIKRGST from the coding sequence ATGAAAGAACAGAAAGGCCAGGAAATGAAAAGATTATCCCTGAAAGATGTGGCGCGCATGGCGGGCGTTGCTCCTTCTACCGTGTCGTTCGTTCTCAACGGAAAGGCCCGGCAGATGCGCATCAGCGAAGAACTGGCCGAAAAAGTGATGGCAGTAGTGAAAAAGACCGGGTATCAACCCCACTCCGTGGCCGTCAACTTGCGGACAGGCCAGTCCAAAACCCTCGGTCTTATGGTGGAAAGCATCTCCGGAAGCTTCTTCGCCGCCCTGGCCCGGGTCATCGAGTCGGAAGCCGACCGCTACGGCTACCATATCGTGTATTGCAGTACGGAAAATAATGCGCAGAAAGGCGGGGAACTGATTAAAATGCTCAGTCGCCAGCAGGTAGACGGTTACCTGATCACGCCCGCCGCCGGCATGGAGAAAGATATCCAGCAACTGATCGCCCACAAACGGCCGCTCGTGTTGATGGACAGCTACTTCCCCGAAGTGCAGGCGCCGCATGTTTTGATCGATAATTACGCCGGTGTGAAGCAGGGCATCGAGCACCTGGTAGACCGTGGCGCGAAGCAGATCGGTTTCGTGACGGTGGATATGGAATTGGTGCAGATGCAGGAGCGCATCAAAGGCTACCGCGAAACGCTGCGCCATCATGGGATTCCCGTGAAGAACAAGCTCGTGCTGGAATTGCCTTATAATGGCGATAAAGACGAATCCGTCCGCAAGATCCGCCAGTTCATTCAGGCGAACAAAGGGATCGATGCGTTGTTTTTCGCGACGAACTACCTGGGCATCCTTGGGTTGGAAGCCCTTGCAGGACTGAACCTGAAAATCCCCGACGATATAGCGGTGGTGTGCTTCGACGATCACGATATTTTCCGGTTGTACCCGCCCGGCATCACGGTGGTGCAGCAGCCGATAGAGGAAATCGCGAAAACGGCGATGCAGTTGCTGATGAACCAGTTAGACAAAAGTCAGCGTGCATTGCGCAAAACGAAGCTGGAGCTGCCGGGCAAGTTCATCAAGCGGGGATC
- a CDS encoding cation:proton antiporter: protein MGHFPNLIVDLALILGAAAVTTLIFKALKQPLVLGYLIAGILVGPYFHLFPTVQEEGNIKVWSEIGVIFLLFSLGLEFSFKKLMKVGGSAGITAVVEVAVMLGFGYVAGQFMGWSTMDSIFLGGVLSVSSTTIIIRAFEELGVKGQKFAGLVFGILVVEDLIAIVLLVLLSTLAVSQQFAGTEMLMAVVKLVFFLVLWFIGGIFFIPTLLKKTKKLMGEETLLVTSIALCLLMVVLAVKVGFSPALGAFIMGSILAETTQAEKIEHLVKSVKDLFGAIFFVSIGMLIDPKMLQIYIVPVVIITLLTVFGKTFSTTLGAVISGQPLKTSVKAGMSLAQIGEFSFIIAILGRDLKVTSDFLYPIAVAVSAVTTFTTPYMIKVADPFYNWLDKYIPQKWKNSLDRYSSGAQTISQASDWQVLFKGYVLNAMVFSVIVIALGLLSNIYVLPFIDDLIGDKWGKTVTAALTFLFMLPFLWALAVRQIQPKAFANLWAQNRYKGPLTLFRTVRIALAVFLVGFMLDRFFSFTVALTATVLITGILLLLNRKIQTFYDRLEARFLSNYNARETAEAARRPVLAPWDAHLAAFHVHADWDGVGKTLEQLGLREKYGVNIAVIERGERLIPIPAKSERLFPGDRLQVIGTDQQIEAFRHFIEHHEPHPQFSRSQVQLRRYEVLDGSGVNGKSIRESGIREMAHSMVVGVERGEERILNPISDMRLETGDIVWIVGDPRRTTALFRVKGEKLKA, encoded by the coding sequence ATGGGGCATTTTCCGAACCTGATTGTAGACCTGGCCTTGATATTGGGTGCTGCGGCGGTAACGACATTAATTTTCAAAGCATTGAAGCAGCCGCTGGTGTTGGGGTACCTCATCGCAGGGATTCTCGTGGGGCCGTACTTCCACCTGTTCCCCACGGTGCAGGAAGAAGGCAACATCAAGGTTTGGTCGGAAATCGGGGTGATCTTCCTCCTGTTCAGCCTGGGGCTTGAATTCAGTTTCAAGAAGCTCATGAAAGTGGGCGGCAGCGCAGGGATCACGGCGGTGGTGGAAGTGGCCGTCATGCTCGGGTTCGGGTACGTGGCCGGCCAGTTCATGGGCTGGAGCACCATGGATTCCATTTTCCTCGGCGGCGTATTGTCCGTTTCCTCGACCACCATCATCATCCGGGCGTTCGAGGAACTGGGCGTGAAGGGACAGAAGTTCGCGGGATTGGTTTTCGGGATACTGGTGGTGGAGGATTTGATCGCCATCGTGTTGCTGGTATTGCTGTCTACCCTCGCGGTAAGCCAGCAGTTCGCCGGAACGGAGATGCTGATGGCCGTGGTGAAGCTCGTGTTCTTCCTGGTGCTGTGGTTCATCGGCGGCATCTTTTTCATCCCGACTTTACTGAAGAAAACGAAGAAGCTCATGGGGGAGGAGACGCTCCTCGTGACCTCCATCGCGCTGTGCCTGCTCATGGTGGTGCTGGCCGTGAAAGTAGGGTTCTCCCCGGCTTTGGGCGCTTTCATCATGGGCTCGATCCTCGCGGAAACCACCCAGGCGGAAAAGATCGAGCATCTCGTGAAATCCGTAAAAGACCTTTTCGGCGCCATTTTCTTCGTATCGATCGGCATGCTCATCGATCCGAAAATGCTCCAGATCTATATTGTTCCGGTAGTGATCATCACGTTGCTGACCGTATTCGGTAAAACGTTCAGCACCACCCTCGGCGCGGTGATTTCCGGTCAGCCCCTGAAAACTTCCGTGAAAGCGGGCATGAGCCTGGCGCAGATCGGGGAGTTCTCGTTCATCATCGCCATTCTCGGCCGCGATCTGAAAGTGACGAGCGATTTCCTGTACCCCATCGCCGTGGCGGTGTCGGCCGTCACCACCTTCACCACGCCATACATGATCAAAGTAGCCGATCCGTTTTACAACTGGCTCGATAAATACATCCCCCAGAAATGGAAAAACTCGCTAGACCGCTACAGCAGCGGCGCGCAGACGATCTCGCAGGCGTCGGACTGGCAGGTGCTGTTCAAGGGATATGTGCTGAACGCCATGGTTTTCAGTGTGATCGTCATTGCGTTGGGATTGCTGTCGAACATCTACGTATTGCCTTTCATCGACGATCTCATCGGCGATAAATGGGGCAAAACCGTGACCGCGGCGCTCACTTTCCTCTTCATGCTCCCTTTCCTCTGGGCGTTGGCCGTACGGCAGATCCAGCCGAAAGCCTTCGCCAATCTCTGGGCGCAAAACCGGTATAAGGGGCCGCTGACGCTGTTCCGGACCGTCCGCATCGCGCTGGCCGTGTTCCTGGTGGGTTTCATGCTCGACCGTTTCTTCTCCTTCACCGTGGCGCTCACCGCTACGGTGCTCATTACCGGCATCCTGCTGCTGTTGAACCGAAAAATACAGACGTTCTACGACCGCCTGGAAGCGCGCTTCCTGTCTAACTACAACGCCCGCGAAACCGCCGAAGCCGCCCGACGGCCCGTGCTGGCGCCCTGGGATGCCCACCTGGCCGCGTTCCATGTGCATGCAGACTGGGATGGTGTGGGCAAAACCCTCGAGCAGCTGGGCCTCCGGGAAAAATACGGGGTCAACATCGCCGTGATAGAAAGAGGCGAACGGCTGATCCCCATTCCCGCGAAAAGCGAGCGCCTGTTCCCGGGAGACCGGCTCCAGGTGATCGGGACCGACCAGCAGATCGAAGCGTTCCGCCATTTCATCGAGCACCACGAGCCGCATCCCCAGTTTTCGCGGTCGCAGGTCCAGCTCCGCCGGTACGAAGTGCTGGACGGATCGGGCGTCAACGGGAAATCCATCCGCGAATCCGGTATCCGCGAAATGGCGCATAGCATGGTAGTTGGGGTGGAAAGAGGGGAAGAGCGCATCCTCAACCCCATTTCCGATATGCGGCTGGAAACCGGGGACATCGTCTGGATCGTGGGAGATCCCCGCCGGACCACCGCCCTTTTCCGCGTAAAAGGCGAAAAACTGAAGGCCTAG
- a CDS encoding LacI family DNA-binding transcriptional regulator — protein sequence MSVRSEKTIVDIAEELGLSVSTVSRALNDHPNISAKTKEKVRKMARKLGYRPNAMAAGLRNNKSKTIGLIIPRISMFFPAAITTVVQNKLQEYGYHLIICQSNDSLEQEQQLVNTLYSARVDGLAVSATLSTTDFSHFDIFKQHNIPVVFFDRTPKDYQAKVIKGDDFVGGLTATEHLIEQGCRDIVHISGPLTCNLYVERLAGYKSALQQHKVPFKKQRVFFHELTRENALATAEKIFAQQPYPDGIFATNDTTAITLLQYCRERGIRVPEDVKIVGYSNDPRTEIVTPSITSVNQFPATMGERVVSALMDLIQTRHPAGYRHPQEIVPTQLVVRDSSAGSPKKKK from the coding sequence ATGTCCGTACGTTCTGAAAAAACAATCGTGGATATCGCCGAAGAGCTGGGGCTCTCCGTGTCCACCGTTTCCCGCGCGCTCAACGATCATCCCAACATCAGCGCCAAGACGAAGGAAAAAGTGAGGAAAATGGCCCGGAAGCTCGGCTACCGGCCCAACGCCATGGCAGCCGGTTTGCGGAACAACAAAAGCAAGACCATCGGGCTCATCATCCCGAGGATTTCCATGTTCTTCCCCGCCGCCATCACCACCGTGGTCCAGAATAAACTCCAGGAATACGGGTACCACCTCATCATCTGCCAGAGCAACGACTCCCTCGAGCAGGAACAACAGCTGGTCAACACGCTGTACTCCGCACGGGTAGACGGACTGGCCGTTTCCGCCACGCTTTCCACGACGGACTTTTCCCATTTCGACATCTTCAAACAGCACAATATCCCCGTCGTTTTCTTCGACCGCACGCCAAAGGATTACCAGGCGAAAGTGATCAAGGGAGACGATTTCGTGGGCGGGCTCACCGCTACGGAGCACCTCATCGAACAGGGCTGCCGGGATATCGTGCATATTTCCGGTCCGCTGACCTGTAACCTGTATGTGGAAAGGCTCGCCGGATACAAAAGCGCCCTCCAGCAACATAAAGTCCCGTTTAAAAAACAACGCGTCTTTTTCCATGAGCTCACGCGCGAGAACGCGCTGGCCACGGCCGAAAAGATCTTCGCCCAGCAGCCGTACCCCGACGGGATTTTCGCCACCAACGACACTACGGCCATCACGCTCCTGCAATATTGCCGCGAACGCGGGATCCGCGTGCCGGAAGATGTAAAGATCGTCGGCTATTCCAACGATCCGCGCACCGAGATCGTGACGCCCTCCATCACTTCGGTCAACCAGTTCCCCGCCACCATGGGCGAAAGGGTGGTTTCCGCGCTGATGGACCTTATCCAGACACGGCACCCCGCCGGTTACCGGCATCCGCAGGAAATTGTGCCTACCCAGCTCGTGGTACGGGATTCCAGCGCGGGATCGCCGAAAAAGAAAAAATGA
- a CDS encoding SDR family oxidoreductase — MSIFDKFSLKGKTALVTGCKRGIGKAMAEALAEAGADVIGVSASLELSGSEVEKAVTATGRKFKAYQCDFGNRAALYTFIAAVQQDFPVIDILVNNAGTIMRKPAAEHPDAFWDEVIAINQTAQFILTREIGKHMLERGSGKVIFTASLLTFQGGINVPGYAASKGAVGQLTKAFANEWAGRGVNVNAIAPGYISTDNTAALRADEKRSQGILERIPAGRWGEPEDFKGPVVFLASAASAYMHGTVMTVDGGWMGR; from the coding sequence ATGTCCATATTCGACAAATTCAGCCTCAAAGGCAAAACGGCCCTCGTAACGGGCTGCAAGCGCGGGATCGGGAAGGCGATGGCCGAGGCGCTGGCGGAAGCGGGCGCAGACGTGATCGGCGTATCGGCTTCGCTGGAGCTTTCGGGCAGCGAGGTGGAAAAAGCGGTGACCGCCACCGGCCGGAAATTCAAGGCCTACCAATGCGATTTTGGGAACCGCGCGGCTTTGTATACATTTATTGCGGCAGTCCAACAGGATTTCCCGGTTATCGACATACTCGTGAACAACGCAGGCACCATCATGCGCAAGCCGGCAGCCGAGCATCCCGACGCGTTTTGGGACGAAGTGATCGCCATCAACCAGACGGCGCAATTCATTCTCACGCGGGAGATCGGTAAGCATATGCTGGAGCGGGGCAGCGGAAAGGTGATCTTCACCGCATCGCTCCTCACTTTCCAGGGCGGCATTAACGTGCCGGGATATGCGGCCAGCAAGGGCGCGGTGGGGCAGCTGACGAAGGCGTTCGCCAACGAGTGGGCCGGCCGTGGCGTGAATGTAAACGCCATTGCGCCGGGGTATATTTCCACCGATAATACCGCCGCGTTGCGGGCAGACGAGAAGCGCAGCCAGGGCATCCTGGAACGCATCCCCGCCGGCCGCTGGGGCGAACCGGAAGATTTCAAGGGGCCCGTCGTTTTCCTGGCATCCGCCGCTTCCGCCTATATGCACGGAACGGTGATGACGGTAGACGGGGGCTGGATGGGCCGATAA
- a CDS encoding heavy metal translocating P-type ATPase, with amino-acid sequence METLEQTVKTNFPVTGMSCAACAGSVESMLQAQPDIISAAVNFASSSVLVEYAPGKANPAEWKKAIQSVGYDLLTENMETGLEDHQRAHYAQLKKRTIWAVLFSVPLVVIGMFFMNMPYANWIMWALSTPVVLVLGRHFFINAWKQARNGKANMDTLVALSTGIAYAFSVFNTLNPEFWHSRGLHPHVYFEAAAVVIAFILLGKLLEERAKASTSSAIKKLMGLQPNTVVRIAADGQETVVPLAEVQVGDVLLVKPGEQVPVDGKLVGGKSYVDESMITGEPVAVAKEPGSEVFAGTLNQKGSFRLEAAQVGGATLLAQIIRKVQEAQGSKAPVQKLVDKVAGIFVPVVIGIALLAFASWLIWGGANGLTQGLLALVTVLVIACPCALGLATPTAIMVGMGKGAENGILIKDAESLEKAYRIQALILDKTGTITEGKPAVTGEAWLSEEDRLMFSGAFLALERESEHPLAEAVVKQLQGITPEKLQHFESITGRGVKGSALGKGFFAGNQQLLEENGIRIADSLKEKSDEWLNAAYTVIWFADTQKALAVIAIADKIKDGSPEAIQQLQDMGIEVYMLTGDNARTAAAVAAQTGIRNVKAGLMPDGKAAFVQELQRQGKVVAMVGDGINDSHALAQADVSIAMGKGTDIAMDVAMMTLISSDLRHIPKAIRLSRKTVRTIRQNLFWAFIYNVIGIPVAAGVLIPITGFSLDPMLAGAAMALSSVSVVSNSLRLKLSTI; translated from the coding sequence ATGGAAACATTGGAACAAACGGTAAAAACGAACTTCCCGGTAACCGGCATGAGCTGCGCAGCTTGCGCCGGTTCCGTGGAAAGCATGCTGCAGGCGCAGCCGGACATTATCTCCGCCGCCGTCAACTTCGCCAGCAGTTCCGTGCTGGTGGAATACGCTCCCGGAAAGGCCAACCCGGCCGAATGGAAAAAAGCGATCCAGTCAGTAGGGTACGACCTCCTCACCGAAAATATGGAAACCGGGCTGGAAGACCACCAGCGCGCCCATTACGCACAACTGAAAAAGCGCACCATCTGGGCCGTGCTGTTTTCCGTGCCCCTGGTGGTGATCGGGATGTTTTTCATGAACATGCCCTACGCCAACTGGATCATGTGGGCCCTTTCCACGCCCGTGGTGCTCGTGCTCGGCCGTCATTTCTTCATCAACGCCTGGAAGCAGGCCCGCAACGGCAAAGCCAACATGGATACCCTGGTGGCCCTCAGTACCGGGATCGCATACGCTTTCAGCGTCTTCAATACATTGAACCCCGAATTCTGGCATAGCCGCGGCCTGCACCCCCACGTGTATTTCGAAGCCGCCGCAGTGGTGATCGCATTCATCCTCCTTGGTAAGCTCCTCGAAGAAAGGGCCAAAGCCTCTACTTCGTCCGCCATCAAGAAGCTCATGGGCCTGCAACCCAATACGGTAGTGCGCATCGCGGCCGACGGACAGGAAACCGTGGTTCCCCTCGCCGAAGTGCAGGTGGGCGACGTGCTGCTCGTGAAGCCCGGAGAACAGGTGCCGGTGGATGGAAAACTGGTGGGCGGAAAATCTTATGTAGACGAAAGCATGATCACCGGCGAGCCCGTGGCCGTAGCGAAAGAGCCCGGTTCCGAAGTGTTTGCCGGTACGCTGAACCAGAAAGGCAGTTTCCGGCTGGAAGCCGCGCAGGTAGGCGGCGCCACGTTGCTGGCGCAGATCATCCGCAAGGTGCAGGAAGCGCAGGGATCGAAAGCCCCCGTGCAGAAGCTCGTCGACAAAGTAGCCGGGATCTTCGTACCGGTGGTGATTGGCATCGCATTGCTGGCCTTCGCTTCCTGGCTCATCTGGGGCGGGGCCAACGGGCTGACCCAGGGCCTCCTGGCACTGGTGACCGTGCTGGTGATCGCATGCCCCTGTGCGCTGGGGCTCGCAACGCCAACCGCCATCATGGTGGGCATGGGCAAAGGCGCTGAGAACGGAATTCTTATCAAAGACGCGGAAAGCCTCGAAAAAGCCTATCGCATCCAGGCGCTGATCCTCGACAAGACCGGCACCATTACCGAAGGGAAACCCGCGGTAACCGGCGAAGCCTGGCTGTCGGAAGAAGACCGCCTCATGTTTTCCGGCGCTTTCCTGGCGCTGGAGCGCGAATCCGAACATCCGCTGGCCGAAGCCGTGGTGAAACAGTTACAGGGCATCACACCTGAAAAGCTGCAGCATTTCGAAAGCATTACCGGCCGTGGCGTAAAAGGAAGCGCCCTGGGCAAAGGGTTCTTCGCCGGCAACCAGCAGCTCCTGGAAGAAAACGGTATCCGCATCGCCGATTCCCTCAAAGAAAAATCAGACGAATGGCTGAACGCCGCTTACACCGTGATCTGGTTCGCCGATACACAGAAAGCACTGGCCGTGATCGCCATCGCCGATAAAATAAAAGACGGCTCGCCCGAAGCCATCCAACAATTGCAGGACATGGGCATCGAAGTATACATGCTCACGGGCGACAATGCCCGCACCGCCGCCGCGGTGGCCGCACAGACCGGGATCCGCAACGTGAAGGCCGGGCTCATGCCCGACGGGAAAGCCGCCTTCGTCCAGGAACTGCAACGGCAGGGCAAAGTAGTAGCGATGGTGGGAGACGGGATCAACGACAGTCACGCCCTGGCACAGGCCGATGTGAGCATCGCCATGGGGAAAGGGACAGACATCGCGATGGACGTGGCCATGATGACGCTCATCTCTTCCGACCTCCGTCATATCCCGAAAGCGATCCGCCTCTCGCGGAAAACGGTGCGCACCATCCGCCAGAACCTTTTCTGGGCCTTCATTTACAACGTGATCGGCATTCCGGTGGCAGCGGGCGTCCTCATTCCCATCACGGGCTTCTCGCTCGATCCCATGTTGGCCGGAGCGGCCATGGCACTGAGTTCCGTGTCGGTGGTGAGCAACAGTCTCCGGCTTAAATTATCAACTATTTAA
- a CDS encoding glucuronyl hydrolase has product MKQLVLALLLSTSTAAFAQTKLSKKDMKALVAESLAFSARQYKGMMTAVPDSLFPRSTNKDGSLMTAKFNWWTAGFYPGSCWYLFEATGDPAFRTEAEKRQGNLLPNQFRTNTHDLGFLMYCSFGNDLRLTGDTAARRILLTSSASLIKRYKPTIGAIRSWDHAGWKCPVIIDNMMNLEMLMWAARESKDPNFAKIAVNHANTTIKNHFRDDYSSYHVIDYDTATGQVLAKKTHQGHSDASAWSRGQAWGLYGYTMMYRETKDRTYLDQARHIAEFMLNHPNMPADLVPYYDYDVPEIPNAIRDASAGAVMASALLELSRYVDKTESKKYWNAGADALASLSGDAYRAKEGANNHFILLHSTGSMPGNSEIDVPLSYADYYYLEALLRYKKWSGR; this is encoded by the coding sequence ATGAAACAACTTGTCTTAGCATTACTCCTGTCCACTTCCACGGCCGCTTTCGCACAAACGAAACTGAGCAAAAAGGACATGAAGGCCCTCGTGGCCGAAAGCCTCGCATTCTCCGCCCGGCAATATAAAGGGATGATGACCGCAGTGCCCGACTCCCTTTTCCCCCGTTCCACCAACAAAGACGGCAGCCTCATGACCGCGAAGTTCAACTGGTGGACCGCCGGCTTTTACCCCGGCTCCTGCTGGTATCTCTTCGAAGCCACGGGAGACCCCGCTTTCCGCACGGAGGCCGAAAAACGCCAGGGGAATCTGCTGCCCAATCAATTCCGTACCAACACGCACGACCTCGGGTTCCTCATGTACTGCAGCTTCGGCAACGACCTCCGCCTCACCGGCGACACCGCCGCCCGCCGCATCCTGCTCACCAGCTCGGCATCGCTCATCAAACGGTATAAACCTACCATCGGCGCTATCCGTTCCTGGGACCACGCCGGCTGGAAATGCCCCGTCATCATCGACAACATGATGAACCTCGAAATGCTCATGTGGGCAGCCAGGGAAAGCAAAGACCCCAACTTTGCGAAGATCGCCGTCAACCACGCCAATACCACCATCAAAAATCATTTCCGCGACGATTACAGCTCCTACCACGTGATCGATTACGATACCGCGACCGGGCAGGTGCTCGCTAAAAAGACCCACCAGGGCCATTCCGACGCTTCGGCATGGAGCCGCGGGCAGGCCTGGGGACTGTACGGTTATACCATGATGTACCGCGAAACGAAAGACCGCACGTACCTCGACCAGGCGCGCCATATCGCGGAGTTCATGCTCAACCATCCCAACATGCCGGCCGATCTCGTACCGTATTACGATTACGACGTGCCGGAAATCCCCAATGCCATCCGCGATGCATCTGCGGGGGCGGTGATGGCTTCCGCGCTGCTGGAACTGAGCCGGTATGTGGATAAAACCGAATCGAAAAAATACTGGAACGCCGGTGCAGACGCGCTCGCCAGCCTCAGCGGCGATGCTTACCGCGCAAAGGAAGGCGCCAATAATCATTTTATCCTCCTGCACAGCACCGGCTCGATGCCGGGCAATTCGGAAATCGATGTGCCGTTGTCGTACGCCGACTATTATTATCTCGAAGCGTTGCTCCGGTATAAAAAGTGGAGCGGCCGCTAA
- a CDS encoding heavy-metal-associated domain-containing protein yields the protein MQTLKFKTNINCSGCVKGVSPALNGEKEIAHWEVDTNNPDKILTVSTSTLTAEEVEETVKKAGFKAEKI from the coding sequence ATGCAAACGCTCAAATTCAAGACGAATATCAATTGCAGTGGCTGTGTTAAAGGAGTTAGCCCGGCGCTGAACGGCGAAAAGGAAATCGCACACTGGGAAGTAGATACCAACAATCCCGATAAAATACTGACCGTTTCCACCAGCACGCTCACAGCGGAAGAAGTGGAAGAAACGGTGAAAAAGGCAGGATTTAAAGCAGAGAAGATCTAA